One genomic region from Yersinia canariae encodes:
- the ilvD gene encoding dihydroxy-acid dehydratase, which produces MPKYRSHTTTHGRNMAGARALWRATGMTDDDFGKPIIAVVNSFTQFVPGHVHLRDLGKLVAEQIEASGGVAKEFNTIAVDDGIAMGHGGMLYSLPSRELIADSVEYMVNAHCADAMVCISNCDKITPGMLMASLRLNIPVIFVSGGPMEAGKTKLSDKIIKLDLVDAMIQGANPNVSDADSEQIERSACPTCGSCSGMFTANSMNCLNEALGLALPGNGSLLATHADRKQLFLDAGKHIVALTKRYYEQDDISALPRSIANKAAFENAMTLDIAMGGSTNTVLHLLAAAQEGDIDFDISDIDRLSRKVPHLCKVAPSTQKYHMEDVHRAGGVVGILGELDRAGLLNREVSNVLGLNLPQTLEAYDVMLTKDEGVKQMYAAGPAGIRTTKAFSQDCRFPSLDTDRQEGCIRTREHAYSQDGGLAVLYGNLSENGSIVKTAGVDKDSLTFRGPAKVYESQDDAVAAILGGKVVAGDVVVIRYEGPKGGPGMQEMLYPTTYLKSMGLGKSCALLTDGRFSGGTSGLSIGHASPEAASGGLIALVQDGDIIDIDIPNRAMKLDVSDAELATRRETELARGDAAWTPKARERQVSYALRAYALLATSADKGAVRDKSKLGG; this is translated from the coding sequence ATGCCTAAGTACCGTTCCCATACCACCACTCATGGCCGTAATATGGCTGGCGCCCGCGCATTGTGGCGCGCAACCGGTATGACCGATGATGACTTCGGCAAACCAATTATTGCGGTAGTTAACTCATTTACCCAGTTTGTACCGGGCCACGTTCATTTGCGCGACTTAGGAAAGCTGGTGGCAGAGCAAATTGAAGCGTCCGGCGGTGTGGCTAAAGAGTTCAATACTATTGCGGTGGATGATGGGATCGCGATGGGCCACGGCGGCATGCTCTATTCACTGCCTTCACGTGAATTGATTGCCGACTCCGTTGAATACATGGTTAACGCCCACTGTGCGGACGCCATGGTGTGTATCTCTAACTGCGATAAAATTACCCCAGGGATGCTGATGGCGTCTCTGCGCTTGAATATTCCGGTTATCTTTGTTTCTGGCGGCCCGATGGAAGCCGGTAAAACCAAGTTATCCGATAAAATTATCAAGCTAGATTTGGTCGATGCCATGATTCAAGGGGCAAACCCCAATGTCAGTGATGCCGACAGCGAGCAAATTGAGCGCTCTGCTTGCCCAACTTGCGGTTCCTGTTCTGGCATGTTCACGGCCAACTCGATGAACTGTCTGAATGAAGCTCTGGGTCTGGCGCTGCCGGGCAACGGCTCATTGCTGGCAACCCATGCGGATCGTAAGCAGCTGTTCCTTGATGCTGGCAAGCATATTGTTGCGCTGACCAAACGTTATTATGAACAAGATGATATCAGCGCCTTGCCGCGCAGCATTGCGAACAAAGCGGCGTTTGAAAATGCCATGACACTGGATATCGCCATGGGCGGCTCCACCAATACCGTCCTGCATTTGCTGGCGGCAGCGCAGGAAGGAGATATTGATTTTGATATCAGCGATATCGACCGCCTGTCTCGTAAAGTGCCACATTTGTGCAAAGTTGCGCCAAGCACTCAGAAATACCATATGGAAGATGTGCATCGTGCGGGGGGGGTCGTTGGTATTTTAGGTGAGTTGGACAGGGCCGGGTTGCTAAATCGCGAAGTCAGTAATGTGTTGGGGCTGAATCTGCCACAAACACTGGAAGCTTATGATGTGATGCTGACCAAAGACGAAGGGGTCAAGCAGATGTACGCCGCAGGCCCAGCCGGTATTCGCACCACTAAAGCCTTCTCACAAGATTGCCGCTTCCCATCACTGGATACTGACCGCCAAGAGGGCTGTATTCGTACTCGTGAACATGCTTACAGCCAAGACGGCGGTTTGGCCGTGTTATATGGCAATCTCTCGGAAAATGGCTCGATTGTTAAAACCGCCGGGGTGGATAAAGACAGCTTAACTTTCCGCGGCCCGGCCAAAGTCTATGAGAGTCAGGATGATGCTGTTGCCGCTATTCTGGGTGGCAAAGTGGTGGCGGGTGATGTGGTTGTTATCCGCTACGAAGGGCCAAAAGGCGGGCCAGGGATGCAAGAAATGTTGTATCCGACCACTTACCTGAAATCGATGGGATTAGGGAAAAGCTGTGCGTTGTTAACAGATGGCCGTTTCTCGGGGGGGACTTCGGGGTTATCCATTGGCCATGCTTCGCCGGAAGCCGCCAGCGGTGGGTTGATTGCTTTGGTCCAAGATGGCGACATTATTGATATTGATATTCCCAACCGTGCGATGAAACTGGACGTCAGTGATGCTGAATTGGCCACACGCCGTGAAACAGAATTAGCGCGCGGTGATGCTGCATGGACACCGAAAGCCCGTGAACGTCAGGTTTCTTATGCATTACGGGCTTATGCTTTGCTGGCGACCAGTGCTGACAAAGGTGCTGTTCGCGACAAAAGTAAGCTGGGAGGCTAA
- the ilvA gene encoding threonine ammonia-lyase, biosynthetic, translated as MAVSQPLSTAPCGAEYLRAILRAPVYEVAQVTPLQVMEKISSRLGNTILVKREDRQPVHSFKLRGAYAMLAGLTEEQKACGVITASAGNHAQGVALSANKLGIKALIVMPVATADIKVDAVRGFGGEVLLFGANFDEAKAKAIELSQLQGYTFVPPFDHPAVIAGQGTLAMELLQQDAHLDRIFVPVGGGGLVAGVAVLIKQLMPQIKVIGVEAEDSACLRAALDAGKPVDLARVGLFAEGVAVKRIGDECFRLCQEYLDEVITVDSDAICAAVKDLFEDVRAIAEPSGALALAGLKKYVQQHNIQGERLAHVLSGANVNFHGLRYVSERCELGEQREALLAVTIPEQKGSFLRFCELLGGRSVTEFNYRYADADNACIFVGVRLTRGYAERAEILAELQDKGYQVVDLSDDEMAKLHVRYMVGGRPSKPLRERLFSFEFPESPGALLKFLHTLGTHWNISLFHYRSHGTDFGRVLAAFELSATEPQFEQHLAALGYDCHDETNNPAFKFFLAG; from the coding sequence ATGGCGGTATCACAACCCTTATCAACTGCCCCCTGTGGGGCAGAATATCTGCGGGCGATACTTCGCGCGCCGGTGTATGAGGTGGCGCAAGTCACCCCATTGCAAGTGATGGAAAAAATCTCCTCCCGCTTGGGTAATACCATTTTAGTGAAACGCGAAGACCGGCAACCCGTACACAGCTTTAAACTGCGTGGTGCTTATGCGATGTTGGCGGGTCTGACAGAAGAACAGAAAGCCTGTGGTGTGATAACCGCCTCTGCCGGTAACCATGCGCAGGGGGTGGCGCTGTCAGCCAATAAGCTTGGAATCAAAGCGCTTATTGTGATGCCAGTGGCAACCGCTGATATCAAAGTTGATGCAGTCCGTGGGTTTGGTGGCGAAGTACTGCTGTTTGGTGCCAATTTTGATGAAGCCAAAGCCAAAGCTATCGAGCTGTCCCAACTGCAAGGCTATACCTTTGTTCCACCGTTCGATCACCCCGCTGTGATTGCTGGGCAGGGGACGTTAGCGATGGAGTTACTCCAGCAAGACGCACATCTTGACCGGATATTTGTTCCTGTCGGAGGCGGTGGGCTGGTGGCTGGGGTAGCGGTGCTTATCAAACAGCTAATGCCACAGATTAAAGTGATTGGTGTCGAGGCGGAAGATTCTGCCTGCTTACGGGCGGCACTGGATGCGGGTAAACCGGTGGATTTGGCCCGTGTCGGATTATTCGCTGAGGGCGTGGCGGTTAAGCGCATTGGCGACGAGTGTTTCCGCCTGTGTCAGGAATATCTGGACGAAGTTATTACGGTTGATAGCGACGCCATTTGTGCGGCAGTAAAAGACTTATTTGAAGATGTGCGCGCCATTGCGGAGCCTTCTGGTGCTCTGGCGCTGGCGGGTCTGAAAAAGTATGTTCAGCAGCATAATATCCAGGGTGAGCGGCTGGCTCATGTGCTTTCTGGTGCTAATGTTAACTTTCATGGCCTTCGTTATGTGTCAGAACGCTGTGAGTTAGGTGAGCAGCGCGAAGCCTTGCTGGCGGTGACTATCCCTGAGCAAAAAGGCAGTTTTCTGCGGTTTTGTGAGTTGCTGGGCGGCCGTTCAGTCACTGAGTTTAACTATCGTTATGCTGATGCAGATAACGCCTGTATTTTTGTTGGGGTACGTTTGACCCGCGGTTATGCTGAGCGGGCAGAAATCTTAGCTGAATTACAGGATAAAGGTTATCAGGTGGTGGATTTATCTGATGACGAAATGGCCAAGTTGCATGTTCGTTATATGGTCGGGGGGCGGCCTTCAAAACCATTGCGCGAGCGGCTGTTCAGCTTTGAATTCCCGGAATCTCCCGGTGCATTGCTGAAATTCCTGCATACTTTGGGCACGCATTGGAACATTTCTCTGTTCCACTATCGTAGCCACGGTACAGATTTTGGCCGAGTGCTGGCAGCCTTTGAATTATCAGCCACTGAACCACAATTTGAACAGCACCTGGCTGCATTGGGCTATGATTGCCATGATGAAACGAATAACCCAGCGTTTAAGTTCTTCTTAGCGGGTTAA
- the ilvY gene encoding HTH-type transcriptional activator IlvY — MDLRDLKLFLHLAESRHFGRTAKAMHVSPSTLSRQIQRLEETIGQPLFLRDNRTVQLTDAGTQLKAFAQQTLLQYQQLRHALGQHGPSLSGELRLFCSVTAAYSHLPPILDRFRARHPLVEIKLTTGDAADAVDKVQSNEADLGIAGRPEVLPTSIAFTQIGEIPLVLIAPALPCAVRSQISVEQPDWAMIPFILPEHGPSRKRIDLWFRRQRISNPLIYATVSGHEAIVSMVALGCGVALIPSVVVDNSPEPVRNRISLLDDVSLVEPFELGVCVPKKRLNEPLIEAFWGLL; from the coding sequence ATGGATTTACGCGACCTGAAATTATTTCTTCATTTGGCTGAAAGCCGCCATTTTGGCCGCACTGCCAAAGCAATGCATGTCAGTCCATCCACTCTTTCGCGCCAGATCCAACGGCTGGAAGAAACCATCGGCCAGCCGCTATTTTTACGAGATAACCGCACGGTACAATTGACTGATGCCGGTACTCAGTTGAAAGCCTTTGCTCAGCAAACATTGCTACAATATCAGCAATTGCGCCATGCTCTGGGCCAGCACGGGCCATCACTCAGTGGTGAACTGCGGCTATTTTGCTCAGTCACCGCCGCCTACAGTCATTTACCTCCAATTTTGGACCGCTTTCGCGCGCGTCATCCACTGGTTGAAATCAAACTCACCACCGGTGATGCGGCCGACGCAGTAGATAAAGTGCAATCTAACGAGGCAGATTTAGGGATTGCAGGCCGCCCTGAAGTGCTGCCTACCAGCATTGCATTTACCCAAATTGGTGAGATCCCACTGGTATTGATTGCCCCAGCACTCCCTTGTGCGGTGCGGTCTCAAATCTCCGTGGAGCAACCCGATTGGGCGATGATCCCATTTATCCTGCCGGAGCACGGCCCATCACGAAAACGCATTGATTTGTGGTTCCGCCGTCAGCGCATCAGTAACCCATTGATTTACGCTACAGTTTCTGGTCATGAGGCGATTGTATCGATGGTGGCACTCGGGTGTGGTGTCGCGTTAATTCCATCCGTGGTCGTCGATAACAGCCCGGAACCAGTACGGAATCGTATTTCCCTGTTAGATGATGTTTCGCTGGTTGAGCCGTTTGAATTAGGGGTTTGCGTGCCGAAAAAACGGCTTAATGAGCCGCTAATTGAAGCATTTTGGGGATTATTGTAA
- the ilvC gene encoding ketol-acid reductoisomerase produces the protein MANYFNTLNLRQQLAQLGKCRFMARDEFADEAGYLKGKKVVIVGCGAQGLNQGLNMRDSGLDVAYALRKEAIAEKRASWRKATENGFKVGTYEELIPQADLVVNLTPDKQHSAVVQAIQPLMKEGSALGYSHGFNIVEVGEQVRKDITVVMVAPKCPGTEVREEYKRGFGVPTLIAVHPENDPKGEGMAIAKAWAAATGGHRAGVLESSFVAEVKSDLMGEQTILCGMLQAGSLLCFDKLVSEGTDAAYAEKLIQFGWETITEALKQGGITLMMDRLSNPAKLRAYALSEQLKEIMAPLFQKHMDDIISGAFSSGMMADWAEDDVKLLNWREETGKTAFENAPQYEGKISEQEYFDHGVLMIAMVKAGVELAFETMVDSGIIEESAYYESLHELPLIANTIARKRLYEMNVVISDTAEYGNYLFANAAVPLLKGKFMDSLQAGDLGKSVAGTAVDNAQLRDVNEAIRNHPIEAVGHKLRGYMTDMKRIAVAG, from the coding sequence ATGGCTAACTATTTCAACACATTGAACCTGCGCCAGCAGTTGGCGCAATTAGGTAAGTGTCGCTTTATGGCACGTGACGAATTTGCCGATGAAGCAGGCTACCTGAAAGGGAAAAAAGTGGTGATTGTCGGCTGTGGCGCACAAGGCTTGAACCAAGGCTTGAACATGCGCGACTCCGGTTTGGATGTGGCTTATGCCCTGCGCAAAGAAGCGATTGCAGAAAAGCGCGCTTCATGGCGTAAAGCGACCGAAAATGGCTTCAAAGTAGGGACTTACGAAGAGCTGATCCCGCAAGCAGATTTAGTGGTTAACCTGACACCAGACAAACAGCACTCTGCAGTGGTTCAAGCTATTCAACCATTGATGAAAGAAGGGTCTGCACTGGGTTACTCCCACGGTTTCAACATTGTTGAAGTAGGCGAACAAGTTCGTAAAGACATCACCGTAGTGATGGTTGCGCCGAAATGCCCAGGGACAGAAGTTCGTGAAGAATATAAACGCGGATTTGGCGTACCGACACTGATTGCGGTTCACCCAGAAAACGATCCTAAAGGCGAAGGTATGGCGATTGCCAAGGCTTGGGCGGCGGCGACTGGCGGCCATCGTGCTGGTGTGTTGGAATCCTCTTTCGTTGCTGAAGTTAAATCTGACCTGATGGGTGAGCAAACTATCCTGTGTGGTATGTTGCAGGCCGGTTCACTGTTGTGCTTTGACAAACTGGTTTCTGAAGGTACTGATGCCGCTTATGCTGAAAAACTGATTCAGTTTGGTTGGGAAACCATCACTGAGGCGCTGAAACAGGGCGGGATTACGCTGATGATGGACCGTCTGTCCAACCCAGCTAAATTACGTGCTTATGCGCTGTCGGAGCAATTGAAAGAAATCATGGCTCCGCTGTTCCAAAAGCATATGGATGACATTATCTCTGGCGCATTCTCCAGCGGGATGATGGCTGACTGGGCTGAAGATGACGTTAAATTGCTGAACTGGCGTGAAGAGACCGGCAAAACAGCATTTGAGAACGCGCCACAGTACGAAGGCAAAATCTCTGAACAAGAATATTTCGACCACGGTGTATTGATGATTGCTATGGTGAAAGCCGGTGTTGAATTGGCATTCGAAACCATGGTTGATTCTGGCATCATCGAAGAGTCTGCTTATTACGAATCTCTGCATGAATTGCCACTGATCGCCAATACTATTGCACGTAAGCGCCTGTATGAAATGAACGTTGTTATTTCTGATACTGCTGAATATGGTAACTATCTGTTTGCCAATGCAGCCGTACCCTTGCTGAAAGGCAAGTTTATGGATTCTCTGCAAGCGGGTGATTTGGGTAAGAGTGTTGCCGGTACCGCAGTCGATAATGCTCAGTTGCGCGATGTAAACGAAGCTATCCGTAATCACCCAATCGAAGCTGTTGGCCATAAGCTGCGTGGGTATATGACTGATATGAAACGCATTGCTGTTGCGGGTTAA
- a CDS encoding antiterminator Q family protein — protein MRGIQIILTRWGAWARDNAHLDFPYIASGLKRLVM, from the coding sequence ATGCGGGGAATTCAAATTATTTTAACTCGTTGGGGAGCATGGGCCAGAGATAACGCCCATTTGGATTTTCCATATATCGCTAGCGGTTTGAAAAGGTTAGTGATGTGA
- a CDS encoding fimbrial biogenesis chaperone → MRMRKWLSGFNNLCFNHRISGLLLLLIMTCSVPAMASVVAEKTRIIFSEGSTEESLQLVNSNDYPVAVQVWVDDGDLMATPEKAVSPVLVLPPLFRLQPQAQRSLRLILSGASKLPVDRESAFWLNVYEIPPKTTTKVDNESSVTLALRMQYKVFYRPKNLPAPADAVSKALTFALERNGNTAMIKVDNPTPYYASISSLTLGSAEGLPDMVAPFSKLDFPLNRLPLAGGKTVDFVLVDDLGNRKAFSRGLK, encoded by the coding sequence ATGCGCATGCGCAAGTGGTTATCCGGGTTCAATAATCTGTGTTTCAACCACAGAATCAGTGGGTTGCTATTATTGCTCATCATGACCTGTAGTGTGCCGGCCATGGCAAGTGTAGTGGCAGAAAAGACACGTATTATCTTCAGCGAAGGCAGCACTGAAGAATCATTGCAGTTGGTCAATAGTAATGACTACCCGGTGGCAGTGCAGGTCTGGGTGGATGATGGCGATTTGATGGCAACACCGGAGAAAGCCGTTTCCCCGGTATTAGTGTTGCCGCCATTATTTCGGTTACAGCCACAAGCCCAACGCAGCTTGCGTTTGATTTTATCGGGTGCCAGTAAGTTACCGGTGGATAGAGAATCTGCATTCTGGCTCAATGTTTATGAAATCCCACCGAAAACAACAACTAAAGTTGATAATGAGTCCTCCGTCACACTGGCTTTGCGCATGCAATACAAAGTATTTTATCGCCCTAAAAACCTGCCCGCGCCAGCGGATGCCGTCAGCAAAGCGTTAACTTTTGCCTTAGAACGTAACGGCAATACAGCCATGATTAAAGTTGATAATCCAACACCTTATTATGCATCAATCTCCTCTCTGACATTGGGTTCGGCTGAAGGATTGCCAGATATGGTCGCCCCATTCTCTAAGCTGGATTTTCCACTCAACCGTTTACCACTTGCGGGCGGTAAAACTGTTGATTTTGTCTTAGTCGATGATTTAGGTAATCGTAAAGCTTTTAGCCGTGGGCTGAAGTAA
- the stbD gene encoding fimbrial usher protein StbD, which yields MPPYSRRPYIVAGTMLIIGLFSTSAWSNCLRITAQSQLGAGDGTASAWAGSLDYNNGSLGLPCLIDLSTNANFQPDGTLLAAATSDFTTFALNTSYDPDRVLFRCEAADVDQLFEMYATNGDNDYGGKNEDGAIAGNVPSGFATYVRNVVIRLTNLSTGEYYSRLWKGRRLTNLDKDSSGRILVKAKNFSNLYTELFRIDYARAGTNNAASYTYAYTQPNAYIAFKGPGISGPIEGTDSVSNWPGWYSTWPASIGLYNYVTFRRTTICAVTHFTPTVILPRISVAELNNGSSSSAEFSVDFQCQTGVTSGVNAGAVAMGFLVPAANAAKAQALGLMNGSGGISHLVSDNYGAAGMSSGVGIRIYRNNSPIYLLSKNVTQTGNNGGWYGIFQGAQEITGTVSGGNSYTENFRAELSKISGQTVTAGAVNAHAQVVIRVQ from the coding sequence ATGCCTCCTTATTCCCGTCGCCCGTATATTGTGGCGGGAACGATGTTAATAATAGGGTTATTTAGCACCTCAGCATGGTCAAATTGCCTCCGAATTACAGCACAAAGTCAGCTTGGTGCCGGTGACGGCACCGCAAGCGCTTGGGCGGGTTCTCTTGATTATAATAACGGGTCACTCGGCTTACCTTGCCTTATTGATCTCAGCACCAATGCAAACTTTCAACCCGATGGCACATTATTGGCAGCGGCGACTTCCGACTTTACCACTTTTGCCCTGAATACCAGCTATGACCCAGATCGCGTGCTATTTCGTTGTGAGGCCGCAGATGTTGACCAACTCTTCGAAATGTATGCCACTAACGGGGATAATGACTATGGTGGCAAAAATGAAGATGGCGCGATTGCTGGCAATGTTCCCTCCGGTTTCGCGACGTATGTGCGCAACGTAGTTATCAGGCTTACAAATCTATCAACAGGTGAATATTATTCCCGCTTATGGAAAGGGCGGCGCTTAACTAATCTTGATAAAGACAGTTCTGGCCGTATTCTGGTTAAAGCTAAGAATTTCAGTAATCTATATACTGAGCTATTTCGTATTGATTATGCCCGAGCGGGGACTAACAACGCAGCATCTTATACCTATGCCTATACTCAGCCCAATGCCTATATCGCCTTTAAAGGGCCGGGGATTAGCGGCCCAATTGAAGGAACCGACTCAGTATCAAACTGGCCCGGCTGGTACTCGACCTGGCCTGCCTCTATTGGGTTGTATAACTATGTGACTTTCCGTCGTACCACAATTTGCGCGGTAACTCATTTCACCCCGACCGTTATCTTACCCCGAATTTCAGTGGCGGAACTGAATAATGGAAGCTCCAGTTCGGCTGAGTTCAGTGTTGATTTCCAGTGCCAAACAGGAGTGACCTCCGGCGTCAATGCTGGCGCGGTGGCCATGGGCTTTTTGGTGCCAGCAGCAAATGCGGCCAAAGCTCAAGCATTGGGATTAATGAACGGCAGCGGTGGTATAAGTCATTTAGTTTCAGATAATTATGGCGCTGCCGGAATGTCCAGCGGCGTTGGCATCCGAATCTACCGCAACAATAGTCCAATTTATTTACTATCAAAAAATGTCACTCAAACCGGTAATAACGGAGGATGGTATGGCATCTTCCAGGGTGCTCAAGAAATCACCGGTACCGTGAGTGGGGGCAACAGTTACACTGAGAATTTTCGGGCTGAGTTAAGTAAAATCAGCGGGCAAACTGTGACGGCAGGAGCTGTGAATGCGCATGCGCAAGTGGTTATCCGGGTTCAATAA
- a CDS encoding fimbria/pilus outer membrane usher protein, which produces MGLSQVVLKKKFSGRKKALTLCITLILYVDTVSAQEEPQNLEFDESLFLGTNFASGLNQLNKENSVTPGNYDAVDILVNNKPFKRTTVQFIKNADSSEVFPCLSDELLTAAGVELANKNTTSPKESNTTEGESIPSESADITSADTISSATEKCVPLAERVKGASFNFDQAKLRLELSIPQALLQKRPRDYIDRAEWVEGEKLAFVNYSANFYRSDTQSQQNNTSDYGFVGLKSGLNLGLWQLRQQSNVRYASNNNNSDTQWNNIRTYVQRPISSLDSQLTLGETFTDSTLFGTMSFRGVKMATDQRMWPQSMRGFAPEVRGVATSNARVVIRQNGREIYETNVAPGPFVINDLYSTTSQGDLNVEVIEANGSRSTFTVPFSAVPDSMRPGVSRYNAVVGESRDFTNIDSYFTDFTYERGLTNQLTANSGLRLAQDYTALLLGGVLGTPVGAFGLNTTYSHAKVEDNKTQDGWRMQATYSQTFNETGTSFSLAGYRYSTKGYRDLNDVFGVRSVQKNGGTWDSSTYKQRSQFTTTINQTLSGYGQLSASASTSDYYNDTQRDTQLQLNYSNSYKDISYNVALSRQRTIYTSTQFGWDTDDTDETMTTTRYGNTENIASLTVSIPLNIGSRNQYLSMSANRNPKSGNNYQTSLSGTAGERNTLNYSVNAGYDDSNISGSSNSWGANVQKQFPNATVNGSYSRGNNYTQYGAGARGAAVIHSKGVTLGPYLGDTFGLIEADGAQGATVRNAQGARIDNNGFALVPSLTPYNYNTVGLDTKGINRNTELKENQGRVVPYAGAAVKVKFETLTGYAVLIQTQTADGEGLPLGADVYNSKDEIVGMVGQGNQIYARVKDNKGSLYVRWGENSNEQCELPYNFAHQDTEQDIINITGSCRR; this is translated from the coding sequence ATGGGGCTTTCACAAGTCGTTCTAAAAAAGAAGTTCTCTGGCCGTAAAAAAGCATTAACGCTGTGTATAACTTTGATTTTATATGTCGATACTGTTTCGGCTCAGGAAGAGCCACAAAATCTCGAATTTGATGAATCACTTTTTTTAGGAACAAATTTTGCTTCCGGTTTGAATCAACTGAATAAAGAGAATTCTGTCACACCGGGAAATTACGATGCTGTAGATATCCTGGTTAATAACAAACCATTCAAACGCACCACAGTTCAGTTTATTAAGAATGCCGATTCGTCGGAAGTATTTCCCTGCCTGAGTGATGAGCTATTAACTGCGGCTGGCGTTGAGCTGGCCAATAAAAATACTACCTCACCGAAAGAATCTAATACCACTGAGGGTGAATCCATACCCTCAGAATCTGCGGATATTACATCTGCGGATACCATATCTTCTGCCACCGAGAAATGCGTACCATTAGCGGAGCGCGTCAAAGGCGCGTCTTTTAATTTCGACCAGGCCAAACTGCGCTTGGAACTGTCTATTCCCCAAGCATTATTACAAAAACGGCCTCGGGACTATATTGACCGTGCTGAGTGGGTGGAAGGTGAAAAACTCGCATTCGTTAACTACAGCGCTAACTTTTATCGTAGCGATACGCAATCTCAGCAAAATAATACATCTGACTATGGTTTTGTTGGCTTAAAAAGTGGCCTCAATCTCGGATTGTGGCAATTACGTCAGCAATCAAATGTGCGTTATGCCAGTAACAATAATAACAGCGATACTCAATGGAATAATATCCGCACTTATGTGCAACGCCCTATCTCATCATTGGATAGCCAATTAACGCTGGGTGAAACCTTCACCGACAGTACCTTATTTGGCACGATGTCATTTCGTGGTGTCAAAATGGCTACTGACCAGCGTATGTGGCCACAATCGATGCGCGGTTTTGCCCCTGAAGTCCGTGGTGTTGCCACCAGTAATGCGCGGGTCGTTATTCGCCAGAATGGGCGTGAAATATATGAAACTAATGTTGCCCCTGGCCCATTCGTTATTAACGATTTATACAGCACCACCAGCCAGGGTGACCTTAATGTTGAAGTTATAGAGGCTAATGGTAGCCGTTCGACATTTACTGTGCCTTTCAGTGCCGTGCCGGATTCAATGCGCCCTGGTGTAAGCCGTTATAATGCAGTGGTTGGGGAATCACGTGACTTCACCAATATTGACAGCTATTTCACTGATTTTACCTATGAGCGCGGTCTTACAAATCAATTAACTGCCAACAGTGGCCTTCGTTTAGCGCAAGATTATACGGCATTACTTTTGGGGGGAGTATTAGGTACGCCGGTTGGCGCGTTTGGCCTTAATACCACCTATTCCCACGCCAAAGTTGAAGATAATAAAACTCAAGATGGTTGGCGGATGCAAGCCACCTATAGCCAGACATTTAATGAAACTGGCACTTCATTCTCGCTGGCTGGATATCGCTATTCCACAAAAGGGTATCGTGATTTAAATGATGTATTTGGTGTGCGTTCAGTGCAAAAGAATGGCGGAACCTGGGATTCATCAACATATAAACAACGTAGCCAATTTACCACCACAATAAACCAAACTCTGAGTGGTTATGGGCAACTTTCAGCCTCAGCGTCGACCAGTGATTATTATAACGACACACAAAGAGATACGCAGTTACAGCTAAACTATTCAAATAGTTATAAAGATATTAGCTATAACGTGGCACTGAGCCGCCAGCGCACAATTTATACCTCAACCCAGTTTGGTTGGGATACGGATGATACGGACGAAACAATGACAACAACGCGCTACGGTAATACCGAAAATATCGCGTCATTGACCGTGTCTATTCCACTGAATATTGGCAGCAGGAATCAATACTTATCCATGTCTGCCAACCGCAATCCGAAAAGTGGCAATAACTATCAGACGTCATTATCAGGCACCGCCGGTGAACGTAATACTTTAAATTATTCAGTAAATGCAGGTTATGACGATAGTAATATCAGCGGTAGCTCAAATAGTTGGGGGGCAAATGTGCAGAAGCAATTCCCTAATGCTACCGTCAATGGCAGCTATTCTCGTGGCAATAACTATACCCAATATGGGGCTGGTGCTCGCGGAGCTGCTGTTATCCACAGTAAAGGTGTCACACTGGGGCCTTATTTGGGCGACACTTTCGGTTTAATTGAAGCTGATGGCGCTCAAGGTGCAACAGTGCGAAATGCACAAGGGGCGAGGATTGATAATAATGGCTTTGCTCTGGTGCCGTCATTAACACCTTATAATTACAATACAGTCGGTTTGGATACTAAAGGAATTAATCGCAATACGGAGCTGAAAGAAAATCAGGGGCGCGTGGTTCCTTATGCTGGGGCCGCTGTGAAAGTGAAATTCGAAACCTTGACCGGCTATGCGGTATTAATTCAAACCCAAACTGCTGATGGTGAAGGATTACCCTTGGGCGCTGATGTTTATAATAGCAAAGATGAAATTGTCGGTATGGTGGGCCAGGGGAATCAGATCTATGCACGAGTGAAAGATAATAAAGGTTCGCTTTATGTTCGTTGGGGTGAAAACAGCAATGAGCAGTGCGAATTACCTTATAATTTTGCTCACCAAGATACTGAACAAGATATTATCAATATAACAGGCAGTTGCCGCCGGTAA